Proteins encoded in a region of the Haloarchaeobius salinus genome:
- a CDS encoding PAS domain S-box protein has protein sequence MSNAETELNQVSVQVAVLAPGEERAATVTAALEDEWTAVARSARDELGDDPACLVVATDPTTDADLLTAAATVDAPVVVFADADPAAVRRLAAFDGFVRDDGTDGAADRLADEVAWQVAGDDYPTALRERATTVTRLHRVATELVGCESETAVYEAAVRAAEGILELDLVGIDVAENGYFVPVAVSGDMEEKGYAGAGQIAVDEGIAGETYQTGTSIVVDDVLDLDRDDLALDGDDPEYRSILSVPVGDFGVLQAGSPDPHAFDDRDRELVELLMTHVAETVERLRAETRLRREHDRLSALFENVPDPAVRFALVDGELQVQEVNPAFESTFGWASAEVVGEDIDEYIVPDGFEDEAASLNEKLLAGESLQVVSRRKTEDDVRDFLLHVVPFERGERSLQGFAIYTDITEEKQRQRELERQNERLDAFASIVSHDLRNPLSIAQGYVDLAEETGEPEHFDEIRRAHGRMNTLVDDLLTLARQGDVVGEAEPVDLDSVTTQAWASVRTGDATLSVADAVTVAADRDRLVELLENLFRNAVTHGTDEEDDPADTEGPSGRRPDGEPLHVSVGSLPDHQGFYVADDGIGYDGDDPDRILESGFTTSEVGTGFGLTIVREIAEAHGWSVDVVDDDGLRFEFVVGQNGTR, from the coding sequence GTGAGCAACGCCGAAACGGAGCTCAACCAGGTCTCCGTGCAGGTCGCGGTACTCGCGCCCGGCGAGGAGCGCGCCGCGACGGTCACGGCCGCCCTCGAAGACGAGTGGACGGCCGTGGCCCGGTCCGCCCGCGACGAGCTCGGCGACGACCCCGCCTGTCTCGTCGTCGCCACGGACCCGACGACCGACGCAGATCTCCTGACTGCGGCCGCCACCGTCGACGCCCCGGTGGTCGTGTTCGCCGACGCCGACCCGGCCGCCGTCAGACGTCTCGCGGCCTTCGACGGCTTCGTCCGCGACGACGGCACGGACGGAGCGGCGGACCGGCTCGCGGACGAGGTCGCCTGGCAGGTCGCCGGCGACGACTACCCGACCGCACTCAGGGAGCGCGCCACCACGGTGACCCGCCTCCATCGCGTCGCGACGGAGCTCGTCGGCTGTGAGAGCGAGACAGCGGTGTACGAGGCCGCCGTCCGCGCCGCCGAGGGGATCCTCGAACTCGACCTCGTCGGCATCGACGTCGCCGAGAACGGCTACTTCGTGCCGGTCGCGGTGTCCGGCGACATGGAGGAGAAGGGCTACGCGGGCGCGGGCCAGATCGCGGTCGACGAGGGCATCGCGGGCGAGACCTACCAGACCGGCACGTCCATCGTCGTCGACGACGTACTCGACCTCGACCGCGACGACCTCGCCCTCGACGGGGACGACCCCGAGTACCGCTCCATCCTCTCGGTTCCGGTCGGCGACTTCGGGGTCCTGCAGGCCGGCTCCCCCGACCCCCACGCGTTCGACGACCGCGACCGGGAGCTGGTCGAACTGCTGATGACCCACGTCGCCGAGACCGTCGAACGGCTCCGTGCCGAGACGCGCCTCCGACGGGAGCACGACCGCCTCTCCGCGCTGTTCGAGAACGTCCCCGACCCGGCGGTCCGGTTCGCGCTCGTCGACGGCGAGCTCCAGGTCCAGGAGGTCAACCCCGCGTTCGAGTCGACCTTCGGCTGGGCGAGCGCGGAGGTCGTCGGCGAGGACATCGACGAGTACATCGTCCCCGACGGGTTCGAGGACGAGGCCGCGTCGCTGAACGAGAAGCTCCTCGCCGGCGAGAGCCTCCAGGTCGTCTCCCGGCGCAAGACCGAGGACGACGTCCGCGACTTCCTGCTGCACGTCGTCCCGTTCGAACGCGGCGAGCGCAGCCTCCAGGGCTTCGCCATCTACACCGACATCACCGAGGAGAAACAGCGCCAGCGCGAGCTCGAACGGCAGAACGAGCGCCTCGACGCCTTCGCGAGCATCGTCAGCCACGACCTCCGCAACCCGCTCTCCATCGCGCAGGGCTACGTCGACCTCGCCGAGGAGACCGGCGAGCCCGAGCACTTCGACGAGATCCGCCGCGCACACGGCCGGATGAACACGCTCGTCGACGACCTGCTCACGCTGGCCAGACAGGGCGACGTGGTCGGGGAGGCCGAGCCGGTCGACCTCGACTCCGTCACGACGCAGGCATGGGCCAGCGTCCGGACCGGCGACGCCACGCTGTCGGTCGCCGACGCCGTCACCGTCGCGGCCGACCGCGACCGACTCGTGGAGCTGCTCGAGAACCTGTTCCGGAACGCCGTCACCCACGGCACCGACGAGGAGGACGACCCGGCGGACACCGAGGGCCCCTCGGGCCGCCGGCCGGACGGCGAGCCACTGCACGTCAGCGTCGGCTCGCTCCCGGACCACCAGGGGTTCTACGTCGCCGACGACGGCATCGGCTACGACGGCGACGACCCCGACAGGATCCTCGAATCCGGCTTCACGACGAGCGAGGTCGGCACCGGCTTCGGACTGACCATCGTGCGCGAGATCGCCGAAGCCCACGGCTGGTCGGTCGACGTCGTCGACGACGACGGGCTCCGCTTCGAGTTCGTCGTCGGACAGAACGGAACACGATAG
- a CDS encoding DUF4013 domain-containing protein, producing the protein MTRDGDDPADERAPDRERGDDGDDEPEYPNYTWEGDEAEWRADSEPTDRQERPDDHRSPGDERAVDGDRRDARQPGEADDRRRAARPPREDRHRSDDRRHDARRHDARRAPEPAGGDPTETRDGVGWNFDTPHQHHGARRDDYDRRSRTAHGRTAHGRSRRRDGTDDVKPIDWRRKGAFDFAFSYPIQRGWGPLLKAGAVVLFSPLLVFLPLVFLFGYVFRLTRYAAQGRPQPAFEDFGDMLTDGVGYVLVFTLACVVWLGAVVGGAMLHDAVAWIFGLVGFYLFPAALTVYPVTGSVTKTFSSSLTFDLAFSRHYVKYSLLYVVLFVVLRIIASFSILLLVVGVAWGSAFMYLASGAYWGIVYHKAASAGVLPTAESVDQRDGY; encoded by the coding sequence GTGACCCGTGACGGGGACGACCCGGCGGACGAACGCGCACCCGACCGCGAGCGAGGTGACGACGGCGACGACGAGCCCGAGTACCCGAACTACACGTGGGAGGGCGACGAGGCCGAGTGGCGCGCCGACAGCGAGCCGACCGACCGGCAGGAGCGCCCCGACGACCACCGGAGCCCCGGGGACGAGCGAGCGGTGGACGGCGACCGCCGAGATGCGCGACAGCCCGGGGAGGCCGACGACCGACGGCGTGCCGCACGCCCGCCACGCGAGGACCGTCACCGGTCGGACGACCGACGCCACGATGCGCGACGCCACGATGCGCGACGCGCCCCGGAACCGGCGGGCGGCGACCCCACCGAGACCCGCGACGGCGTCGGCTGGAACTTCGACACCCCACACCAGCACCACGGCGCACGCCGGGACGACTACGACCGCCGCAGTCGGACGGCCCACGGCAGGACGGCCCACGGCCGGTCTCGCCGCCGCGACGGCACCGACGACGTGAAGCCCATCGACTGGCGGCGAAAGGGCGCGTTCGACTTCGCGTTCTCCTACCCCATCCAGCGCGGCTGGGGGCCGCTGCTGAAGGCCGGTGCGGTCGTGTTGTTCAGCCCGCTGCTCGTCTTCCTCCCGCTCGTGTTCCTGTTCGGCTACGTGTTCCGGCTCACCCGCTACGCCGCACAGGGCCGCCCCCAGCCCGCGTTCGAGGACTTCGGCGACATGCTCACCGACGGCGTGGGCTACGTCCTCGTGTTCACGCTCGCGTGTGTCGTCTGGCTGGGTGCCGTCGTCGGTGGCGCGATGCTCCACGACGCCGTCGCCTGGATCTTCGGGCTCGTCGGCTTCTACCTGTTCCCGGCCGCCCTGACCGTCTACCCGGTCACCGGGAGCGTCACGAAGACGTTCTCGTCCAGTCTCACCTTCGACCTCGCGTTCAGCAGGCACTACGTCAAGTACTCCCTGCTCTACGTCGTGCTGTTCGTCGTCCTCCGCATCATCGCCTCGTTCAGCATCCTCCTGCTCGTCGTCGGCGTCGCCTGGGGCTCGGCCTTCATGTACCTCGCGAGCGGCGCGTACTGGGGCATCGTCTACCACAAGGCCGCGAGTGCTGGCGTCCTGCCGACGGCGGAGTCGGTCGACCAGCGAGACGGCTACTGA
- a CDS encoding Rab5-interacting family protein: protein MSRDDESRATWDATAGPPPRDDGVAPERRRETGADGSDRWVDRLGDPRYERRAAEPRDEAGMDPGIFDAGVVTFSLRYPFSEGGSAALLTGVLGILSFLVVPGVVAAGYVTRLAGAAARAEEPPGYDDIWGIAKCGLAVTVLWWGAVGGLGTLVYLSAGESVLLASVLALGGSYLLPGLFTTYAATEDLRAAAVRTPEFAFTRKYALHFFADSVLLVGLLVVGVFVLFLFTFATLLVPLAAMVPAAYWGYLYGEAIEEGLVEPLPPADA, encoded by the coding sequence GTGAGCCGCGACGACGAGTCCAGGGCGACGTGGGACGCCACCGCCGGCCCGCCGCCACGGGACGACGGGGTCGCTCCCGAGCGCCGTCGGGAGACGGGGGCTGACGGGTCGGACCGCTGGGTCGACCGGCTCGGCGACCCGCGGTACGAGCGGCGGGCCGCCGAACCCCGGGACGAGGCGGGGATGGACCCGGGCATCTTCGACGCCGGCGTGGTGACGTTCAGCCTCCGGTACCCGTTCTCCGAGGGTGGGTCGGCCGCGCTGCTCACCGGGGTCCTCGGCATCCTCTCCTTCCTCGTCGTGCCGGGCGTGGTGGCGGCGGGCTACGTCACCCGTCTCGCCGGCGCGGCCGCGCGAGCCGAGGAGCCGCCCGGGTACGACGACATCTGGGGCATCGCGAAGTGCGGCCTCGCCGTCACCGTGCTCTGGTGGGGTGCCGTCGGTGGACTGGGAACGCTGGTGTACCTGAGTGCGGGCGAGAGCGTGCTGCTGGCCAGCGTACTCGCCCTCGGCGGCTCGTACCTGCTGCCCGGGCTGTTCACGACGTACGCGGCGACCGAGGACCTCCGGGCGGCCGCCGTCCGCACGCCCGAGTTCGCGTTCACCCGGAAGTACGCGCTCCACTTCTTCGCCGACAGCGTGCTCCTGGTCGGACTCCTGGTGGTGGGCGTGTTCGTCCTGTTCCTGTTCACCTTCGCGACCCTGCTCGTGCCGCTCGCGGCGATGGTCCCGGCCGCGTACTGGGGCTACCTCTACGGCGAGGCCATCGAGGAGGGGCTGGTCGAACCGCTGCCGCCAGCCGACGCGTAG
- a CDS encoding HD domain-containing protein, translating into MHAIKDSVHDYIEVSGVVADLLDTAAMQRLRHIKQLSTVRLVYPSANHTRFEHSLGVYHLARRACRHLDVDGGRAEAVQAAAVLHDVGHGPYGHQTEGIIERRLGRHHDEVHELLAGSELADVLESHGLSTTVVADLIDGQGELGQLVSGELDVDRMDYLVRDAHHSGVPYGTIDQARLLRSLTFIDGDLALAEGNLATAESMLVARALMNATVYRHHVPRIAGEMLESACERLLDGTGLDAERFARMTDDELVAALRDHEPTAEAAARLAERDLYKRAVWAELDDVPDRIVDSSHEDERETERAIAEAAGVPERAVLVDVPGRPAMPESSTRVVVNGEVRRLQDASPLVQGLQAANTVQWRLGVYTPEEYVEPVRDAALEALDLPASGTRPSGDREAFV; encoded by the coding sequence ATGCACGCGATCAAGGACAGCGTCCACGACTACATCGAGGTGTCGGGCGTCGTCGCCGACCTGCTCGACACGGCGGCGATGCAGCGACTCCGCCACATCAAGCAGCTCTCCACGGTGCGGCTCGTCTACCCCTCCGCGAACCACACCCGGTTCGAGCACTCGCTGGGCGTCTACCACCTCGCCCGGCGCGCCTGCCGCCACCTCGACGTCGACGGCGGGCGAGCCGAGGCGGTCCAGGCCGCCGCCGTCCTCCACGACGTGGGCCACGGCCCGTACGGTCACCAGACCGAGGGCATCATCGAGCGCCGCCTCGGCCGCCACCACGACGAGGTGCACGAGCTGCTCGCCGGCAGCGAGCTCGCCGACGTGCTCGAGTCGCACGGTCTCTCGACGACGGTCGTCGCCGACCTCATCGACGGGCAGGGCGAACTCGGCCAGCTGGTCTCCGGCGAGCTCGACGTCGACCGCATGGACTACCTCGTCCGCGACGCCCACCACTCCGGCGTGCCCTACGGCACCATCGACCAGGCGCGCCTCCTCCGTTCGCTCACCTTCATCGACGGCGACCTCGCGCTCGCCGAGGGGAACCTCGCGACCGCCGAGTCGATGCTCGTCGCCCGGGCGCTGATGAACGCGACCGTCTACCGCCACCACGTCCCCCGCATCGCCGGCGAGATGCTCGAGAGCGCCTGCGAGCGCCTGCTCGACGGCACCGGCCTCGACGCCGAGCGCTTCGCCCGGATGACCGACGACGAGCTGGTCGCCGCGCTGCGCGACCACGAGCCAACCGCCGAGGCCGCCGCCCGCCTGGCCGAGCGCGACCTCTACAAGCGCGCCGTCTGGGCCGAACTCGACGACGTGCCGGACCGCATCGTCGATTCGAGCCACGAGGACGAGCGGGAGACCGAGCGGGCCATCGCCGAGGCGGCCGGCGTCCCCGAGCGCGCCGTCCTGGTGGACGTGCCGGGCCGCCCCGCCATGCCAGAGTCCTCCACCCGCGTCGTCGTCAACGGCGAGGTCCGCCGACTGCAGGACGCCTCGCCGCTGGTCCAGGGCCTCCAGGCCGCCAACACCGTCCAGTGGCGGCTCGGCGTCTACACCCCCGAGGAGTACGTCGAGCCAGTCCGCGACGCGGCCCTCGAAGCGCTCGACCTGCCCGCCTCGGGAACCCGCCCCTCCGGCGACCGGGAAGCCTTCGTTTAG
- the alaS gene encoding alanine--tRNA ligase: MSELEEEYRLDYFETEGFVRRECPSCGAHFWTRDHDRELCGEPPCEDYSFIDNPGFDEEYTLEEMREAFLSFFEDHDHERIEPYPVAANRWRDDVLLTQASIYDFQPLVTSGQTPPPANPLTISQPCIRMQDIDNVGKTGRHTMAFEMMAHHAFNTQEEVPEDEYAYHGEVYWKDETVQYCDELFESLGANLEEIVYIEDPWVGGGNAGPAIEVIYRGAELATLVFMCMEQDPEGEYEMKDGNRYSFMDTYIVDTGYGLERWTWMSQGTPTVYEAVYPDMIAFLKENAGIDLAEDEAELVNRAAKLAGRMDIDEAEDMETARGDIAERLDVDVDRLEALMEPLEDIYAIADHCRTLAYMFGDGIVPSNVSTGYLARMVLRRTKRLCDNVGVDAPLDELVDMQADRLGYENRDTVRDIVRTEVEKYRETLDRGSRRVEQLAEEYARKSEPIPTSELIELYDSHGIQPDMVEAIADEAGARVNVPDDFYSLVAERHDSAAAFEEEDEGEAERLDDLPETERLYYEDQQRTEFEAVVLDVFEREDGYDVVLDQTMFYPEGGGQPADTGSLSTDDVTVEVTDVQRRDGVVLHRTDESPGKGEFVRGQIDTYRRKQLMRNHTATHVVIHAARQVLGEHIRQAGAQKGVDASRIDVHHYERITREEEKEIERYANELVMENTPVKQEWPHRNEAEEKHGFDLYQGGIPPGTNIRLIHVAEDVQACGGTHVARTGDIGAIKIRTTERVQDGVERISFAAGDAAIQATQRTEDALYEAADVLDVTPEEVPETAERFFEEWKARGKTIEDLTEQLAEVRASGADGAEEVDVGGTPAVVQRVDADMDELRATANALVEEGKIAVLGSGLDGAQFVVAVPDGSEVNAGAVVSQLASKVGGGGGGPPDFAQGGGPDTDELDDALDDAPDVLRAVLDH; the protein is encoded by the coding sequence ATGAGCGAACTCGAGGAGGAGTACCGTCTCGACTATTTCGAGACGGAGGGGTTCGTGCGCCGGGAGTGTCCCAGCTGTGGCGCTCACTTCTGGACGCGCGACCACGACCGGGAGCTGTGCGGTGAGCCACCCTGCGAGGACTACAGCTTCATCGACAACCCCGGCTTCGACGAGGAGTACACGCTCGAGGAGATGCGGGAGGCGTTCCTCTCGTTCTTCGAGGACCACGACCACGAGCGCATCGAGCCCTACCCGGTGGCGGCGAACCGCTGGCGGGACGACGTGCTGCTGACCCAGGCATCTATCTACGACTTCCAGCCGCTCGTCACCTCCGGGCAGACCCCGCCGCCGGCGAACCCGCTGACCATCAGCCAGCCCTGCATCCGGATGCAGGACATCGACAACGTGGGCAAGACGGGCCGGCACACGATGGCGTTCGAGATGATGGCCCACCACGCGTTCAACACGCAGGAGGAGGTCCCCGAAGACGAGTACGCCTACCACGGCGAGGTGTACTGGAAGGACGAGACGGTGCAGTACTGCGACGAGCTGTTCGAGTCGCTCGGCGCGAACCTGGAGGAGATCGTCTACATCGAGGACCCGTGGGTCGGCGGCGGCAACGCCGGGCCCGCCATCGAGGTCATCTACCGCGGTGCCGAGCTGGCCACCCTCGTCTTCATGTGCATGGAGCAGGACCCCGAGGGCGAGTACGAGATGAAGGACGGCAACCGCTACTCCTTCATGGACACGTACATCGTCGACACCGGCTACGGGCTGGAGCGGTGGACCTGGATGTCCCAGGGGACGCCGACGGTGTACGAGGCCGTCTACCCCGACATGATCGCGTTCCTCAAGGAGAACGCCGGCATCGACCTCGCCGAGGACGAGGCCGAACTCGTCAACCGCGCCGCGAAGCTCGCCGGCCGGATGGACATCGACGAGGCCGAGGACATGGAGACGGCCCGTGGCGACATCGCGGAGCGTCTCGACGTCGACGTCGACCGGCTGGAGGCGCTGATGGAGCCGCTGGAGGACATCTACGCCATCGCCGACCACTGCCGCACGCTCGCGTACATGTTCGGCGACGGCATCGTCCCGTCGAACGTCTCGACGGGCTACCTCGCCCGGATGGTCCTGCGCCGCACCAAGCGCCTCTGTGACAACGTCGGCGTCGACGCGCCGCTCGACGAGCTCGTCGACATGCAGGCCGACCGCCTGGGCTACGAGAACCGCGACACGGTCCGCGACATCGTCCGCACCGAGGTCGAGAAGTACCGCGAGACGCTCGACCGCGGCAGCCGCCGGGTCGAACAGCTCGCAGAGGAGTACGCCCGCAAGTCCGAACCCATCCCGACGAGCGAGCTCATCGAGCTGTACGACAGCCACGGCATCCAGCCGGACATGGTCGAGGCCATCGCCGACGAGGCCGGTGCGCGGGTCAACGTGCCCGACGACTTCTACTCGCTCGTCGCCGAGCGCCACGACAGCGCCGCCGCCTTCGAGGAGGAGGACGAGGGCGAGGCCGAACGGCTCGACGACCTGCCCGAGACGGAACGGCTCTACTACGAGGACCAGCAGCGCACCGAGTTCGAGGCGGTCGTCCTCGACGTGTTCGAGCGCGAGGACGGCTACGACGTGGTGCTCGACCAGACGATGTTCTACCCGGAGGGCGGTGGCCAGCCCGCCGACACCGGCAGCCTCTCGACCGACGACGTGACCGTCGAGGTGACCGACGTACAACGGCGCGACGGCGTCGTCCTCCACCGCACCGACGAGAGCCCCGGCAAGGGCGAGTTCGTCCGCGGCCAGATCGACACGTACCGGCGCAAGCAGCTGATGCGCAACCACACCGCCACGCACGTCGTCATCCACGCCGCCCGGCAGGTGCTCGGCGAGCACATCCGCCAGGCCGGCGCACAGAAGGGCGTCGACGCCTCGCGCATCGACGTCCACCACTACGAGCGCATCACCCGCGAGGAGGAGAAGGAGATCGAGCGCTACGCCAACGAGCTGGTGATGGAGAACACGCCGGTGAAACAGGAGTGGCCCCACCGGAACGAGGCCGAGGAGAAACACGGCTTCGACCTCTACCAGGGCGGCATCCCGCCGGGCACGAACATCCGGCTCATCCACGTCGCCGAGGACGTGCAGGCCTGCGGTGGCACCCACGTCGCCCGCACCGGCGACATCGGTGCCATCAAGATCCGCACGACCGAGCGCGTCCAGGACGGCGTCGAGCGCATCAGCTTCGCCGCGGGCGACGCCGCCATCCAGGCGACCCAGCGCACCGAGGACGCGCTGTACGAGGCCGCCGACGTCCTCGACGTGACCCCCGAGGAGGTGCCCGAGACGGCCGAGCGGTTCTTCGAGGAGTGGAAGGCCCGGGGCAAGACCATCGAGGACCTCACGGAGCAGCTCGCCGAGGTCAGAGCGTCGGGCGCGGACGGCGCGGAGGAGGTCGACGTCGGCGGGACGCCCGCGGTCGTCCAGCGCGTCGACGCCGACATGGACGAGCTGCGTGCGACGGCCAACGCGCTCGTCGAGGAGGGCAAGATTGCGGTGCTTGGCTCCGGGCTCGACGGCGCGCAGTTCGTCGTCGCCGTGCCCGACGGCAGCGAGGTCAACGCCGGCGCGGTCGTGAGCCAGCTCGCGTCGAAGGTCGGCGGCGGCGGCGGCGGCCCACCGGACTTCGCACAGGGCGGCGGTCCCGACACCGACGAACTGGACGACGCGCTCGACGACGCGCCCGACGTGCTCCGGGCCGTCCTCGACCACTGA
- a CDS encoding TspO/MBR family protein → MPSTNDGSTVTSRLPDGGELLRVLGFVVLVNVVGATPAILGGPDSAWFQSLEKPWFYPPGWAFGVAWTILFSLMGVALYRVWRAGTGHRAVRVALGAFALQMLFNVAWTPTFFTLQRPGLALGIIAVLWVLVAGTIAAFDRVDRPAAALLVPYLAWVSFATVLNYAIWALN, encoded by the coding sequence ATGCCTTCCACGAACGACGGTTCGACCGTCACCTCGCGACTCCCGGACGGCGGCGAGCTGCTCCGCGTCCTCGGCTTCGTCGTGCTGGTGAACGTCGTCGGCGCGACCCCGGCGATCCTCGGCGGCCCGGACAGCGCGTGGTTCCAGTCGCTCGAGAAGCCGTGGTTCTACCCGCCGGGCTGGGCGTTCGGCGTCGCCTGGACCATCCTCTTCTCCCTCATGGGCGTCGCGCTCTACCGGGTCTGGCGCGCGGGGACCGGGCACCGCGCGGTCCGGGTCGCCCTCGGCGCGTTCGCCCTCCAGATGCTGTTCAACGTGGCGTGGACGCCGACGTTCTTCACGCTCCAGCGTCCGGGCCTCGCGCTCGGCATCATCGCCGTCCTCTGGGTGCTCGTCGCCGGCACCATCGCGGCGTTCGACCGCGTCGACCGACCCGCCGCCGCACTGCTCGTCCCCTATCTGGCGTGGGTGAGCTTCGCCACCGTGCTGAACTACGCCATCTGGGCGCTGAACTGA
- a CDS encoding alpha/beta fold hydrolase, with product MPTTTRDGTTLQYRTDGEGETVAFVPDIGVGPWFWGWQHAGLAGPFETLTWAMRGTDGSDPPAGPLSVATLANDLDAVLADHGADSVHLVGSGLGAMVALQYARNSGRVRKLALLAGAATGDAYDPGPLFADPDDPAACRETLSTALSAEFRAAQPDVLDGIAEWRTGEDADREPWEHQRAALDGFDAGPLYEIDHPTLVVVPGVDELLAPGAGRRLAEELPRGEAVAYPDAGHFVGIERSRPVNDALLGFFERVD from the coding sequence ATGCCGACGACGACGCGCGACGGGACGACGCTGCAGTACCGGACCGACGGCGAGGGGGAGACGGTGGCGTTCGTCCCCGACATCGGCGTCGGGCCGTGGTTCTGGGGCTGGCAGCACGCCGGTCTCGCCGGGCCGTTCGAGACGCTGACGTGGGCGATGCGCGGGACCGACGGTTCGGACCCGCCGGCCGGTCCACTCTCGGTGGCGACACTGGCGAACGACCTCGACGCCGTGCTCGCCGACCACGGGGCCGACTCGGTCCACCTCGTCGGCAGCGGCCTCGGGGCGATGGTCGCGCTGCAGTACGCCCGCAACTCGGGCCGGGTGCGGAAGCTCGCCCTGCTCGCCGGCGCGGCCACCGGCGACGCCTACGACCCGGGCCCGCTGTTCGCCGACCCGGACGACCCCGCCGCCTGCCGGGAGACGCTCTCGACGGCGCTCTCGGCCGAGTTCCGGGCCGCACAGCCCGACGTGCTCGACGGTATCGCGGAGTGGCGCACGGGCGAGGACGCGGACCGGGAGCCGTGGGAGCACCAGCGCGCCGCACTCGACGGCTTCGACGCCGGGCCGCTGTACGAGATAGACCACCCCACGCTAGTCGTCGTACCCGGCGTGGACGAACTGCTCGCCCCCGGGGCGGGCCGACGACTCGCCGAGGAGCTCCCGCGCGGGGAGGCGGTCGCGTACCCCGACGCCGGCCACTTCGTCGGCATCGAGCGGTCGCGGCCGGTCAACGACGCGCTGCTCGGGTTCTTCGAGCGGGTGGACTGA
- a CDS encoding type 1 glutamine amidotransferase: MTRLRIALLNAAHDGADTRRNFRRELDTDVAEFSVTDGELPETFEYDAVVVTGSRSSVYWDEPWIRAAREYAREAAGRGLPCLGVCWGHQLLAEALGGEVDDMGEYEIGYREVERSGEDPLLDGLPDRFTVFTTHSDAVVDLPEGAREIATNEYGTHGFRKGNVFGVQFHPEYDPETARTVTEGKDELSDERKDRVVAGITDENYAKACEAKTLFDNFLQYATAVREERPATASD; encoded by the coding sequence ATGACCCGACTCCGCATCGCGCTGTTGAACGCCGCCCACGACGGGGCGGACACCCGCCGGAACTTCCGGCGAGAGCTGGACACCGACGTGGCCGAGTTCTCCGTCACCGACGGCGAGCTACCCGAGACCTTCGAGTACGACGCCGTGGTCGTCACGGGCTCGCGCTCGTCGGTCTACTGGGACGAACCGTGGATCCGGGCCGCACGCGAGTACGCCCGCGAGGCCGCCGGTCGCGGCCTGCCCTGTCTGGGGGTCTGCTGGGGCCACCAGCTGCTCGCCGAGGCACTCGGCGGCGAGGTCGACGACATGGGCGAGTACGAGATCGGCTACCGCGAGGTCGAGCGCAGCGGCGAGGACCCGCTGCTCGACGGGCTCCCGGACCGCTTCACCGTGTTCACCACGCACTCCGACGCGGTCGTCGACCTTCCCGAGGGGGCTCGGGAGATCGCCACGAACGAGTACGGCACCCACGGCTTCCGGAAGGGCAACGTCTTCGGCGTGCAGTTCCACCCCGAGTACGACCCCGAGACCGCCCGCACCGTCACCGAGGGCAAGGACGAGCTGAGCGACGAGCGCAAGGACCGCGTCGTCGCCGGTATCACCGACGAGAACTACGCGAAGGCGTGCGAGGCGAAGACGCTGTTCGACAACTTCCTGCAGTACGCCACCGCGGTTCGCGAGGAGCGGCCCGCCACGGCGAGCGACTGA